The Xyrauchen texanus isolate HMW12.3.18 chromosome 33, RBS_HiC_50CHRs, whole genome shotgun sequence region ATTAAATTATGGTATCTTAATATTGTATAAAGAGCCATTGTATTTATAAATTCTTGCCCTGGcttttcatttagttggatgATGGTATTAATAGTTAGCTTTTCAATTGTTGCTGCTTGAACTTTAATGAGGGGAACACTCGGTCTCTCATGAGGGCAAGAGATGAGTGCATGTTTCTGTACTCTACAGGTGCTACTATTGTTAATGCAATTTAATCAAGAAATATGTAATAAACATGTATGAATGAGAACAGCTCATACCTTTGAGAGTTTGATGAGACCCGCTATGTATGTAATCTTGAAGAAAAAATATGAGAGAGACATGAGAAATtgattcaaaaataaatttttataggTCTCATTTGTCAAGAGTTATCTGAACTTCTAGTGTGATCATAAATGGCTAAATTTGTTGAGTTACACACTGCGCACTCCTATTATGATGAGAATAAGACAATACAAGAGAATGGGTCCATTTAAAACATTTGGGGCAATACTGCAACACCAGTGTGGATAAAGTGtttgaaaacagaaaaacacaaacgcacacacacctgTACTCTGGAGAAAGGCTCAATAACCCGGATGAGGTTCTGTTCCAGCAAGTTGTCATAAAGTTTGGCCAAGTGTGTATTGATGATGGGGTCGTCCCTCAGTTCTTTTGTGTACTCTATCAGAGCCTTCATAAGAGTAAGCACAAAGTTGAGAATGACAAAAGGAACGTCTATGTATCATCAATTGACGTCAGTACAAATCTCACCTTTTCAAAATCTGCTAATGATCTGTTCTTGCTGGCTTGTGCTATACATCTCAGTGCATCTGTCTGATGGAGGAAATGGTACTTAATGAAGGCACAGCACTTTTAcactaaatgtaatacatttaatttaattattacacaTTCTTAGAGTTTTAAAAGAGCGGGGAATTTTCATTAGATTTCTTACCTGTCTCCCTGCATATCGTAGAGCCAGTTTGCCACTGATCAAGGACTGTACCTCCTCTGGCCTGGAAGACAAAATTATAGCAAGACATCAGTAAGTAGGAGTAAAACATAATGGAAACACTAATAGATCAacactttcatgtctttatttttataattcattATCCTTTTTGTATTATAAGCTACACAAGAGTCATTAAGCATGGGCTTTGCATTATGGAGATACATTTTACTGAAAAGATATGAGAGCCCAAGCATAAATCAGTAAGGCAATGTTACATGATAGAACTTGGCATCACTATTCACAATAAGTGTTGAATTATCCTGTGGCCACCCGCACACAAACAGGGATAAACTAAAAGTGATTATCTCACTTACAAGCTGAGCATGATCTTGCACAGAAGCATGTATTTGAGTGCAGTGACAGCCTTGGGACTGTCAATGGAGTTGTAGCCCTCAAAAGCCTCGTAGAAGTAAGAATAGGCTGTTTTCCAATCTTTTTCTTCAGCCGCATGGATAATACCTGGATGGAAAATGTACATACCAATAAGATGCATGCTCCCAATCTAATAAAAGAAAGCATGCttgaaaatcaataaaaagaCTTGCCTGACTGCATATCAAGTGCTGCCTGGAGCTTTGGGGGACAGTAAATGGCATTGGCAGTAGTCCTGGCTGAGGTGAGGGCAGCCCTGGCTTTGGGAAGGTTGCTGAGGGCATGGTAGGTTTTACTCTCCAGCAGCTGAACCTCAACCAGCAGAGCTTTATCATCCATTTTCTTTAACTCTTGCAGCAACTGGGTGCCTGAGGAGACAGAATAAAGCTTATAATCTTTAAATCCAAGATAAACAATAGGTCAGATACATACATTTGATTTCTACAATCTTCCTACCCAGCTGTAGGGATTCCTGGTATCTCTTGGTGTCAAAATAGAGAGAAATAAGTCGAgcctgaaaaaaaagaaaaatgatatatttttatattgtaataaactCCTAGATAAATAATTCTACACTATTCTATAGAGACAAGGAAATAAACCCTCTATGGATAGTTAAAGTTCAAATTAAGCAATACTCAATACTAAAGTGATCAGCTCTGATCCACATTTAGCACATGTTTCCAGAGTAGGCTATAGCTTTCTGTTTGCTGTTATAACATGGAATCTCTACTGGTTGAGCACTGCACAGTATATATTGCCATACTGCCCAGAACTTTTCAACTGGCTTATTACTTTTATCAAACAGCAGTAAAGCTGCAAAATTCTGGATAAACTGAGAATCACAATTTGTTTTGCTTAGACTAAAGATCAAGATTCTCTCAAGATTATGCGATTTACAAATCCTGGACATAAGGGTACTAAACAAAGTAACATGTAATGTACTAGAAGTTCTGACAAAATGTTCTCTACTTCAATCTATGCAAAAAAGTTGTAAATCAAATCTATAAATTTTAAATGACctaagtccacaagagggcgcaacgAATACATTACACACTAAACAGCACcttgttattattgtaaaaaattaaataaaattaatactaaTAGTTCTGTTAAAAAaagtgcataaaaaaaataaatgaaatgatatAGCCTGTTACTCACATGCTTAGTAAAAAGCAAAACAAGTGGGAAAAAAGCTTCTTTAACAGTTTTATGTCAACTTTTACACAGGTAggcaaatatgcaataaaacattatatttttaatatatacacacatatattcatACACACGCTACCAGTCAAAACTtttgacacacttgactgaaatttttctcatgatcttaaaaatcttttgatctgaaggcatatacttaaatgtttgaaattagttttgtagacaaaatattattgtgccaccatattaatgcatttcattataaaactaacattttataaaaaaaaaaaaagtttgaaattgatgacttggaccaaataataaagaaaagaagccaataagtgcccaacatagatgggaacttccttctgtttaaaaagcatcccagggtgattcctcaagaagttggttgagaaaatgtcaaaagtacatgtctgcaaattcttggcaaagggagactactttgaagatgcaaaaatataacatatattgtttagtcacaacataattcccatttatgttattccatagttttgatgacttcaccattattttaaaatgtgaaaaaaaaaaaatattatataaacacaaaaaaatatatataataaagagtgtttcaaaactttagaccagtagtgtatatattataatgtttttttttttcttcttcacattttagaattatagaaacaaaatccaaaataaaccaaaactgtgttatattttagcattttcaaagtagtcaccctttgcctagaatttgcctAGAATTAGAatatactcttgacattttcacaaccaacttcatgaggtatcaccctgggatgcttttaaaacagtactgaaggagtttccatctatgttgggcactcattggctgcttttctttattatttggtccacgtcgtcaatttcaaaaactttttttttgaacaattatatttgtcaacaaaactaatttaaaacatttaagcatacaccttcagatcaaaagatttttaagattatgagaaacatttcagtcaagtgtttaaaaagttgaccagtagtgtatattaacaatttaaattaaaacaatgaggGCTTCAGTGTCTCTTTTAAAAATTGCTTCAAGCTTTTATAGGAATTATTCAAGAGCCAGTTattaaatagagaacagagtAAACAGTGATTCAAGTTTTTCAGCAACAGAAATCAAACATTTaagaaattataatataaaaacatttaaagtaatttaatctaaaagaaaatacttaaatatttgacTCTTTACTTCGTGATAATCCcactaaattaacacgttaaatcgacagccctagtgtgtgtgtgtgtgtgtgtgtgtgtgtgtgtgtgtgtgtgtgtgtgtgtgtgtgttatatatatatatatatatatatataggttttggatagacaagattgacaaatgcttatcaataatactcttatggctaaaatgtcaatattactaaatgttactaaatgaTGACTAAAATCTCAAccgttttcattgactaaaactacattaaaaagcccagactGTGTCAACTAAAATTTtactaaaacaattaaataaaaaaaggataaggttgactaaatatgataaaaatcctgtgtcaaatgtactttttagttaagactaaattaaaaaacagctgacaaaatgaacactagtattcagttacCAGGTCATTAGTAGtgcattaatatattaattagtaggtgtttttaacgtcacttttttttatcagtatggtaccaccttcgcctcattttgagccaggaaaaaccctggttaTGTGGCgatattttggctttaagataAACGATGCTGAGCAGAGAGGCACTGTGCAAAATTTGCAAAATGAAAGTTGCTACATCACATGGCAACACGAAAAATGCATATCAGCACCTGAAACAGCACAGAGAAAAGTATGATGAATGCATGACGGTGAAAGCCCAGATTAGTAAAGAGGCAGCTGAAACAACAACCtgtaagccaaacaaaacaaagcactaTTACAGATGTGTTTGGGAGCGTCaagccatatgacaagtcttcacagagatataaagaaatCACTGACTCCATAACGCACTGCTTGGCAAGAGACATGATGAACCGTTAGCAAAGTggaatttcagaaaatgatccacacactggacaagaggtaccagcgataagtagtactttttagaaagaggatttggaaataccagttaatcataaaaacatttatttaaaaaaacacaacaacaacaacagttttagtggtatgttcttatttatcgttctattttatttaggtgtaatattgagaaaataacaagtttgcattaatgcaaagatattatttaattttgtaaaaatattattttaatttgaaaacactatgCATTTATGG contains the following coding sequences:
- the LOC127626832 gene encoding 26S proteasome non-ATPase regulatory subunit 11B-like translates to MAAAAVVEFQRAQSLIGTDRNASIDILHSIVRRDVQEDDEEAVRVKEQSILELGSLLAKTGQAAELGGLLKFVRPFLISISKAKAARLVRSLLDLFLDMEAATGQEVELCLECIEWAKAEKRTFLRQALEARLISLYFDTKRYQESLQLGTQLLQELKKMDDKALLVEVQLLESKTYHALSNLPKARAALTSARTTANAIYCPPKLQAALDMQSGIIHAAEEKDWKTAYSYFYEAFEGYNSIDSPKAVTALKYMLLCKIMLSLPEEVQSLISGKLALRYAGRQTDALRCIAQASKNRSLADFEKALIEYTKELRDDPIINTHLAKLYDNLLEQNLIRVIEPFSRVQITYIAGLIKLSKDDIERKLSQMILDKKFHGILDQGEGVLIIFVEPPVDKTYEEALETIQNMSKVVDSLYNKAKKLT